CCTACCATAGATAAGTTCCATCTCCCCATGTTAACCTGGCGAGGCGCTGAATCCCTGTGGCGCGTTTGCGGTCCCGCAGCTGTATGAGGCGGACAGATGTGCGGGGCTCCGGTCAGGAGGTCGGCTCCGTCCTCACACACTTTGCTACACACTTTGCTACACactccttcatctctgtcactcCATGTCGTGTCCAGAAGCTGCAGCGGAGCAGCGACTGAGACAAGACGAGTCAGCTAGAGCCGAATGATCGGTATGCGGCGGGGGCGGGGCCAACTAGGCAGGTGTGGGGCGGGGTTAGCCGTATGAGCGAATGAGAATTAGAGGATAAGAACACTTCAAAAAGTAAACAAACACGAGGATATAACTGAGAAATAATTGGTAATGTCACTGCTGATTAAACGGATTCCCAATTATTCAACTGTacattgattttatttcatttatttaatttatttgacagGGACAATGCTCAATAAAGGGATCGTTCGCCTCAAAATGAAAATCCCCTCATTATTTACTTAGCACTATGCCGATGCAGGGGTGGGTGAAATGGTTTAGTCCACACAACACTTTTAGAGTTCCAGGGGTAAATAGTGttacagccaaatccaataagattcaagtaaatggtgaccacttcttcaaacgtaaaaaactacaggaaaaaacacacaacatgcctccatattgCGCCTCAGCTGCGATCCAAGTGTTCAGgagccctgacattcaaattcaacttgaaACAGCATCATTTAAAAGTATCATTTACAAGTTTTCAATGTCCTGATCTCGTCCTCTGGAGCAGCGCTCGCGTGTGGatcacagaggacatttagcTTAAAAACAAAGTGTAAATGACCTCGTTTCAAATCGAACTTGAATGTCGGGGCtcgcggacacttggatgaccccacaggagcagtatggaggcattttcagttttttcttgatATTTAGCTGTACTTTGCAAAAACTATTCAACCGATGTCCATCAAATTTTGTGGAGGACCTGGGAAAGAATCAATTAAACCTTCATAAAGATCCAGGAaagttttttcactttcttttaaattgaaacacagggcgtttttcaacattttggtaGATTTTGTCCGAGAATAATTCATGCGTTTTAATCGGAGGGAAATCCGGCAATGGAAGGAAATGTGTGCAATTTGGCTggtgcagatacaaataaaaatccaggacatttttcaatgtctttaacattgtaagTTAAGGAATTTTCAAAATTTTTGAGAATCTctcaagaaataaaacaaagatcttaatgaaaaaatctggcatgtGTAGAGGGCTCATATCTATGACCAGGTGAAATTTGGTGTGGAtcaatataatgtgtatgtacaatatgatgatgaagaggcagTGGTATGCACTCTATAAAAGTGGTTCTAGATGTATAAACAGTATCTGTCCTCACGATAGAAAACAATATAGACTTTAATGAGATGAATTTAGAAATGATCTAATTTTCTCAGATTCTCTCTCTGAACAGGCTCCACATTCTAACAGGCGATGCATATTTTCAGCTCTATAAAAGCACCAGAGATACTTTTACAGGAAGAGATCAAATGTAAGATACCAAAAGAAGACTTAAAGCCAACATTCACATGCGAGGTGTTTCAGCACCTCTGCCTTGAACAAAAATCCAGTCGGGACGGTTTTGTCCTCTTGGGCGTTTGAGCCTGATCATACCACATACCTCACGAAACAGGTCTGCTCTCTGAAATAGGTCACCTCAACTTTGTGACTACTAGAAAAGCAGAAATCTGGGAAAATGATTAAAATCGAgagctgaaaacacatttccctCATAGACTCAAATTGTAATTGATGAGAGGCTAAATATTATAGTAACACTGACAAGAAGAGCTGATGGGACGTGATAGCTCCAAGAGAATAAAGAGCTTTTTGTTTCTCTAAtgagtttctgtctctctccgaaCTGAACATCCACCCTCACTCTCCCACGTATGCCCCGTACCACCCAGTCTCTCGGAGGCAGAACAAAAGAGCGGAGAGAAAGCGCTATGCGGCAGCGACCTCAATTACTACTGATTAGACACATGAATGGGTGATGTGGTGGCAGGCAGGGCACAAACAAGAGCATGACTAAACCCCCTGGATTAGTCATTAAGGAGAATGTCCATACATGATGATTTCCCTAAAACGTAAAATGGCCAAAAAGGCTTTTTGAATCGTGGAAATACAGTTAACGCTGCAAACTTCCTGGAGAGTCTGTTCAGATTCCTCCTTGGAGTCGTTTAACAGTCGCTATGATCGAGGACCCCTCGAGTGGAGAAAGGTCCAGCTGAGTGGGAGCGATAGTGGAGGTTCCCACGACACAGAACATATGACGCGGCTGTTCTGCCACAGATACAGATCGAGTGATACTGATACACCAGCAGTCGAATCAGCCTCGTGACTCATAAATCCTAGAGAACGTGGTTAACCTCATCTCTGAAGAGTTAAGCTAAGAGGTAGTGTAACAAATACCACCCCAACATACATACAGgtttcttgtgtttgtttgtcagtgaaCCAATAAGTCAGGTGAGCAGGAAATCAAACACTCTTCTTGAAACTCAATTAATCTTTTCAGTCAATTGTTAAGGACAAATGTGAGACATCAGGTGCAGAGCCGCACTGAACTTtactcacaaataaaaaaaaacacgaacCCTCGCTCACACTCGGCTTTTGTCGGCAGTGTGAATGGATTCAATCCGCATTCACTTCCGGATCGAATGACTGTGCAATTAACAAGGGTTTTTATCGGCTCCAGCTCAGATCGACATTGATGGAAGCATTACACATGGGTGAAAGCGCTAAATTGGCAAGACAGCAAAGTGTTAGAGCCGCTAAGTTGTCGGTACATTTGTGACATCAAACACGTCGAACTGGTGCAAAAAAACCCAGAAAGGAATATCCTCTATTGGCAATAGGAAAAGAGTCAGTCTCCTTTTTACTGGGTTGAGCTGCATTTAAAAGATTGTGTATCTGCTAATTTTGGTGTAAAGATGTGTAAGCGAGAGGAGGGCTTCTCCAGGGGCCTTTCATGTgaggcagaaaagaaaagaaaaggtatCAAAAGCAGATGTGTTCAGAGGTAGGATAAGAGATTGTTCAGAGGTATTTTggtagatttaggtgaatttgttTACCCAGAGTCAGACActgatgattgttttttttagataGACCTACTAGTACCTCTTTTCCGACAAAATTAGCAGAtattcgtgttttttttttacagtcacCAATAACTCACCTCATACTGTGCATCAGTGTCTATCAACTGGAAGCTCCTCAGCCACACACCAGGCTCAGAGTCCATGTGCACGTCCACACAGGGATTGGTCCGGAGCGACAGCAGCTTCCTCATCCTGCCCATCCGGCCCATTTTGCTGCGGAGGCTGCGGGGCTCCCCTCCATCACCGCCTCCAAACACCGGAAGAATGATCCTCATCTCCCCGGCTCTGTGTCACACCACGGGCCCACGCGCTTCGTCAGATCTCTCCCACACCTGCTGCCTCATCTgtgccagagaggagagcttgAGGACAGTTTCCTCATACCATCATTTTACTGTAATCCTCTCTTTACTGCAAACAGCAACGTACTCAAATCTCCTGTTTCCAGTCATGTGAAGTCCATGAGACAAAAAGAACAGCTCTATAACCAGGGTCAGTGGTCGTTCAATAAGAACGTCTCATGATCACATTTACCACAGTAGCACAGAAATCAGGTTAATGCCTCAGATCAACTCAATTCATtaacggcagcagcagcagcgacccaCTATGAGTTAAGTGACTTTAACTCACTGACCCTTCATAAAGAAAAGGTCAATTTAAACTACACCACAGAGAAAACATACAACCAGCAAAGACCAAATCTGTCTTCATGAATTGACAACAGGGTAACATTAATAATTAGGGGAATCTTTAACTGGCATCTTAATCCgttaatgaaaatataaaaaatattatgagAGATCACTTTCTGGTCGATGTTCCACGtactgaaaaaatatttattataaataatatattttccaTATTATCCAATTTGCTATACGAAGCACATACGTCTCAttacttcttttaaatcaatcctgagaaaaataagatgacaactctTTATTGATGTGAATAATTCTTAAATCACAGCAGCCGAGCAAGTTAAATACAggtacaaatatatattatacaacTATTAAAACTATACTTTGTATGAAGTCAGAAAGCACATAGAACAGTCACTTAACTGTAATGGTTCCTCAGTTGAAGCAGCATGTTGGAGAATCCTGGTGAAGAGCACGGTCAGAGCTGTATTACTCCACAACACTATATTGTTATTGATGCAGAGACTAATGTGAAACCACAGGATCGAGTCTGAGGCAAAAGACACTGAGAGAGAACTGcctctgctttgtgtttgtgggtggacgatgatgatgatgatgatgatgctcctCTGTGGGCTGTCTGTTAACGCGCAGGGaagtgtgcgcgtgtgtgcgcgcgtgcatGCACGTGTGTTGGAATGTTCTCGTTGACTAGATGCAATCTGAGAAAGATCTTTATCTCAACTCTGTTGTATTGAACAGCCCATGGTTCCAAGTGGctgccccgcctcctcctcctcctcctcctcattagaCAACACATGTGGACGCTCTGATCCGGATTAAAAACGTGGAGAGTCATCCAGGATCATCCCTGTCACACGTTGTAGTGTGACTCTGATGTGAATGTCAGTGACTTGTTGATATTCAGTTTGTTGGTTGTAAACTGATGTTTCTtacctgtgttttgtgttggaATAAACAGCTCCTGACCAGCTGATCGCACAACACCATGATGGCTGGACGATATGAACTCACACAGACATGTTAGATCGACTCACTGTTCGAGCAGATGAGGAACACGCTGTCACGCTGCTGGCTCCCATTCAAACTCAGCACCAAGGCAGCGCAGCTCCGCCCCCTctctctgattggtcgatgGAAAAAACGCCAATTACGCGTTTGTTTACCTCTTCAATGCATATGCACCATACAGACTGGTCTGCACTGTGTGTATGTAGGTCAGACAGTGTCTCCCATTATGGAGGCTCTATAATGAACAAAAAAATACCTCTGCAGTGCCCCAACAAagtccccttgtgaaaccacaaAGAATGAATTCTAtggatctggattttttttaaacagatatGCACGAAATTACACACAATCATATCAGTGCCCTAAACATGTAtgattgtttttcatcaagatccacggACTGCTCTCTGAGAAAtctatgaaaagaaaaagaccattcctggatctgcaccaaaatttaatttgttttttcccACAACAAATTTTCCTGCTAAtgtgtccagtagtttttgcacaaTATTTCTAATAATGCCGATAATGAgtagagatgaaaacataacttccttggtgGATAGTGATGTTAATTTATCCAGTATTTTATGCGGATGACACTATTTTGTACTGTACTACGGATACTGCACCTTCTGTGTTAATCTCTTCAACACTGCTTCACTGATTTACAAGTTGCACTTAATAACCATAAGCTTTAGTTCTCAGAGCTGACCAGACTAAACTCATGTGCCTCACTGGAGCCAGAAATGTTGATTTTAACGATCTGATCATCTCTAACACGTGTAGAACGAACATTGAAACGGTACCTTGGAATCTGGATTGATGAGAAGATAGCTTTTTAATATCACCTTTCTAAACATGTGACAACCTTAAAAAGTAAAATCAGCTCCTCctacagagacaaaacatgctTCCCCCTGACATTTTACATGTGCTTCAGTTACATCCCTTCATCTTCAATCTTTCAATCAGCTTTAAGATTATTGTTGGTGATAATACAAGAGTATCATTGCGAGTTGTACGCCGAGGTTAGAtggtcctccctctctctgtgcaggAGGAACACGCAGTTATTGGTCCTTTTCCCCCCGACATCACCTCACTGCTGTCTTTTAATGTGGCCTCTCAGCAAACACGATCAAATCACAGGATCACACTGCGGGTGACAACTGTTCTTACTCAGTGAATCCAGTTTTTCTTATAATGCACATGCAACATGGAACAATACAGAAAAATCTGAAGCTCAACTGTACAACCATTGTCACCATTCTGCCCTGGCTCCTGTGAACCTTTGAAGAAGACTGTTTTGGTTCTGGCCTCTTTAGTTTATGGACTTTTACCTTGGTTTCCTTGTGTTTAGTTGTTGTCCCTGAGCTCTCCTTTTCcagttttatttagaaattgtgctccttgtgtgtctgctgtttgaTTTCTGCCCTTCGCCTTGTTTTCTCGGCCTGCACCTATTcctaatgtgtttgtgttcaattAACCCTGTTTCCTTCTATTTAaatctctgtgcttccctttgtctttgCCAGTCTTGTTCATCTTGTTTCTCTCGTTCCatggtgtgtgtgactgtgcttTCGGTCCTCCACATGTTTCTTCAGGTATTTACAATTATTCAGGAGACAAACACAGTGAAATATACATTGGACTTTAGATTTATGCTATGAACGTATGTTTGGACTTTGCTTTTGTATATACCAGACAAGCCTTCTTAACAACCGCAGAGCCATTGACCGGAGAGGCAGAACCAATTCCTGACATACAGAACATGGCAGACATAGTTCAGGTGTTGACGTTGCACTATGTGTGTCACAAACCTATAGGAGGGTTCAGCAGCTTTCTGTCCTGTCTTACAACAGAACAAAGAATGAGCGTCACTAGCTTTGCTGTGATTCACCCATGAACAAAGGCTGCATTCGTCACAGGTGTTGGTTTTCAGCGCACTGAGGGCCCTGGTGCATCatatctgtaaaataaaacctatGATGCGCATAATGAAAAGGTTTCCATCGGGACAACCGCAGAGAAATCCTTTGGGCACAGGTCACCTAGAAACAGGAGTTATTCAAAATAAGCGGAAGCATAATGGGATTTGGTTTTACTTGTGTGAGGCTGCAGGGTGGAATTCCCAGCCTTGAAAAAAAAGGTGACGTGAAAGGTGTTGGTACAACAGTGACACCTGACAGAGAACATTACTGTTGTCACAATAAATCCACCTCTACAACAAGTAGCCAGCTTCAACGGCTCAATCtctaaaaaacaaatatctacGAGCTGTTAAATTGGGCTGATCTTTCAAAGAAGTCTACAAAATACATTTGTCTcttcagtcaaactttatttgaaaTGCAAGGATCTTTGAAGTAGCTAACGATTGGAACATTAAATGATCAAAAATGGTGAAGGCAAATGTGCGAAATTTTAGCTCTTTATTCAGCACAGTTGTTTTCCTTGAGTCTAAGGTTGTGCTGGTGGATCATAAGTTTCCCTTATTCTTCCAGGGCTTCTTCTTGGACTTGGCGTCAAtgatcagctgagactgacGCTTCAGCGCCTCACGTGAGATGATGTCAGCCTCGTCctcttcactctcctcctctgagaCACAAACAGTGACTGTTTTAAAAAAGCCAAAGATATAGACAgcgtgtgtgatgtgtgtgtgtgcggctccCGACTCACCGTCATCGAAGAGGTCAAGTCTTTGGTCCTCAGGGAGCTTGACTCGGGTGTTGTAAGCCGGGAGTTTCCCTTCAATCCTGATGTGGAACTGctcagagcaacacacagacacacagtgcaTAAAGGCATTGATCACTAACTGTCACCAGCGACCTTCCAGTACTTTCTTCCTTTCTTGTTGTGATATTTCAATGATTAATATCTATTAACGATTAGAAATGCCACACTgcggttgtttgtctctgccaAAACCAGTGTTGTTTCAGTTTACATCCATTTATTTTTCCGACTCATGACGGCACTGGGACCTTTGATcactgaaatcgaatcagttcatctttgagttcaTTAGGATCGATTACATTTTTGAAGGAGTACATGGGGGAAATGAGAGCTTAATTTGAAAAATTATTCATAAACTTGGTTGAGCTAATGAGACTGGGTCTGTCAATGGAAACTAAATCTGCTTAATTCAAACCTGGACAGCTGAGCCACACTCAACAGTAGCAGTCAAGCAAACAGAGCTGGACTGATTTTCAAATTATCAGCTCAGAGTTTACGTCAGTACTACAGATTACACCGTTTTAAAAACGGACCTGAGCGTAAAACAGTCAATGTCATGAGACTGTTGCATGTTTCCTATGGTACACACTGATATCCCCTGTCCTCAAACAGTGAAGGTGCTGCCGAGTGTTAATAATCAAGAACAAACACTTCAGGTTGCCTTTCCATTCAGATAAGACTTGAAAGAACAGCAGCAGGCCTGCATACATGCTCAGCCATGCTGTGTTCATGTGTCGCACTGTGTCATGTTGTCCCAACACGCCCTTTGTTCAAGCTGCATTTACTGTTTGAAATTCAAGATAGGGCTTTCTTTGGGTCACTAGCTTTTAAATATACCGAACAGAGCAAATTAGTACCAACAAAAAAAGTATGACTGTAAGATGGAAGACCAGTCAAACCAATATGCCCTGGACATGTTTAagttagttggttggtttgtagGCAAGATTACAAAAGAACTGAACAGATTTTtgcaaaacttggtggaaggaggatttattttcatttagggAACTTCtacctatgagtgtgtgaaacttgGGGCCGTTTGATTGAATTGGAGGGGACTGTTAGTCTTTGGCAAAGGTCTGTGCTCTACTAAGTGTCACTCAAGTTATATACTATAATTGAtagtaaataaatgtatactTCAGTAAGAGGCAGAAAAGGCTTGATGAATAAACCATTTAGACATAGATTTGACTGAATCAAGTTTTTCCAAATATTGACACCTGTCCACAAGGAGATGAAGATCTTCCAAGCTGCTGTAGTTATAGTAGCAGCAGTTTTCCATAGGTCTGATGGAGCTGAGGTTGAAACAGCCTCATGCCATCACATTCAAGACATCCGATAACCAACCAACAACCATTGTTCATTTAATCATTCTTTTCAATGTCTCCCAGAGAACTCATTCCTACTTGCTATCACATTCCAGACATGTACTAgtgacaggtgacatgttgATCACATGATTGTTCAGTTGGGAGTTATGTGTAATGCTAATGTGTTAATGAGAAAAGCATGTTCAGTGTGATTCATCTGTGGACCTGCCCATGTACTTCCTGCATACCTGTGTAAAAACCTTCTGGGTACGTTTTCACCAACTACCTGTGAAAGGTGAACAAAAAGTCTCAGCACCTGAGCTCTATTTTAAACCACTAATGGTGCCTGACAGTTTGTTGAGCTTCgtctcacctcctcttcctccatctccttcatAATACCGGCGAGATCTTTTCCTTGGAGGTCGTCCTGAAGTAAGTTCAGCTTCCGATCGCACTGGGTCATCAGCAACAACACATACTCATCTGAGTTTGGCGACGCCTCCACCACTTGGTCCTCGCCCTAGGGAGATCACCAtgaatttaagaaaaaataagtaaaaccaaaatcacaaacaTTTGGGAAATCTATACATAAAagttcacaaattacaatttgcttCATTGGGCTGAACATCTGTCCAAGGTGTATTATCCTCTGTCTCAAACCCTTGactagagtgaggaaaaactacagaaTAAAATGCTTTTATCAGGTAAAAAGAACcaagaaacctcagagagagtcagAAGTGAGgtgatccctctcccaggatgcctagaagtgcaatagatgttgTGTGTATCAGAGCACACTAACAAAATAAAGATAGAGGTATGTATGGTCTATGgtcagtaaaagtaaaagtggaatatgtggacagacacaatgtATAGCTAGTTGTAATAATTACAATCCAGAATGCGACTGAAGCTATGGATCCTGCATCTTAAACATCAAATCATTTGTCATTTCCTTCTACGTCTGTGTGGGCATGGTCACACATGAATGACAGCAAAGCAAATATCACGGGTAGAGCACCACAGCTGAGCTACACGCGAAGCCATGCTGAGATTTGCCTCGCTAAATTGGTGTTGTTCACACCGATTTGAAGATCATATCTCAAAGGGTTATTCTGTGAGAGTGGAAACCTgctctctttattttttaaatgtcttaatatcacaatttattttcttttttcttgaaaTTTGTTACACTCTGTTAGGCACCTGTCCTAACTTTCTAAAGATTTGGGGAAACTTTTATTGAGCGTATTTGCATGAATAGACAgtctgaaaataaatgaatgtcgTCAATGCTGTTAAGATGATATTTACCAATGTGATGTGTTGAAGTTTGTCTGCCAGGTGCTCCACTCCGGCTCGGATGGTACTGATTGTTTTAACAAGCCAATCCAATCTCTCTTTAGCTGCTCTGCATCTCTGCTGCTgagcctgcagctgctgctcgcactcctccagcagctgttgGTCACTGTAAGAGCAGCAGATGAAGACATAAGcatcacacagccacacacactaaGACCTTTGTCTCCTCTACTGTTTCGTTGTCTCACCCGGAGAGTTTAGCCTCTCCAGAATATTTCAGATCCTGAAACTGTTGGTTCAGCAGCTCCTTTtgctccttcagctgcagcaggactTTATCATTCTCTCCCTTCAGCTTCTCCAGATGTTGCTGTGTTTCCTTTTGCGAGATGAAGCGCTCCACTATCTCctaaacacagagaaaaacagtaTGAAATTATGAATTATTGCACAGCCGAAATAGCgataattttttcttttcacatccACACCCGTATGTCTGTGACTCCAGTGGCCTCCTTGATGCGTTGGAAGGCCTCCTCAAAAGTGGAGGTGACCTTCTCCTCTTCAGCTGCCATCCTGGTGGTGCTGCGCTGGGCCTCACTGCTCAGTTCATCTGGCTGCATAGTTGTTCTCTGGGAGTGCAGGGAGCAAAGTTTACCACcagtgtaaatgtaaattacTACTTTTCACCAAAGATAATGTCTCTGATGTGAAGCAAATCAtattttgacatgtttaattacATGGCCAGTGATGACTTTTTTGATCAAAAGATGGAAGAAGGGAACATattctaaataaaacacacaagacaCTAGAATCATATTCCTGAATTGTGCATACTTTACAATATGTTCCACCACGTCTATCTTACCCTTCTATCGACCTTTTCAGCCTGGGCCCTGTGCTCCTCAACCTTCTTCCTGTAGCTGGCGATgattcgctctctctctttgcgtTCCTTGCAGAGcagttcctccagctgctgtaaCTCAGCCTAGCACaaagaaggaagggagggagaaacGAAGACCAACAGATTGGGACAGCAGTGCATTAGAGATGAGGATGTGGGAGAAAGCGAGAACAAACACTGCACCTTCACCCTGCATGAGCTATAACTGTGTACTGATTGTGAAGAAAGGGGAAAGGGAAGTTGTTGTTTTGGGGGAAGATGGTTTGCAGAATGTGATTAGGGAATGCTCATGTATGTGAACTCTTACgttgttttaataaaaatgaaaaggtcACAGGTGAACGGAAGGGTGCTTGGAGAGCACACACCATTACACcctatctcaccatgttaaagagaGTGAATTTAGCCAGAGCCACTAAATATTTGAATGGTCTCTTTATTGGGTCATACCCCACCCACCAAATTTTATGGAAATTGGTTTATCCATTTTTGGGTAATCCTGCTACCtagcaaacaaacagcaatgaaagcCTCCTCCTTGGTTGaagtaaaaaacacagaaaaagccCTTGTAGCAATTGCTCTGATAAACACTTCATGTTTATCAGTGTTGATGAAAGTAGTAGCGAGGGAATCATCCCTCTGTGAggaggtcacaggtcaaaggtcataatTCACCTTAGCAGCTTCTTTAGAGAGCTGGGCATCGTTGTTCAAGACCTGCAGGCTGTGAAGCTCCTTCCTGTGCCTCAGGATTTCTGCCTCCAGACTGTCCAGCTGGCCCTGGAAAGTCAGACTCTCGTCCTGAGTTGGTGACACAAGTGAGGGACAGAAAGATAGAGAGGGAACATGTGAAATGGGAACGAga
This is a stretch of genomic DNA from Pleuronectes platessa chromosome 3, fPlePla1.1, whole genome shotgun sequence. It encodes these proteins:
- the odad3 gene encoding coiled-coil domain-containing protein 151, encoding MMSFSGDTLKPPLLEHIAEMQRKIQLLERDRSAFYESSQSSIKENTENIRELRRDNKRLYRKLAEVHTGDDHVIKEAFHSRGMEKSAYRNMSGKAAVTTVEQSMLTKKKRLNALKHTTQTYQQRLEELRVVQQRLKPEGSRGAQSSDTRTRKKEEDAMNLRALENSLEKTKFKCKEADNITTNYLKLKGHLQDESLTFQGQLDSLEAEILRHRKELHSLQVLNNDAQLSKEAAKAELQQLEELLCKERKERERIIASYRKKVEEHRAQAEKVDRRRTTMQPDELSSEAQRSTTRMAAEEEKVTSTFEEAFQRIKEATGVTDIREIVERFISQKETQQHLEKLKGENDKVLLQLKEQKELLNQQFQDLKYSGEAKLSGDQQLLEECEQQLQAQQQRCRAAKERLDWLVKTISTIRAGVEHLADKLQHITLGEDQVVEASPNSDEYVLLLMTQCDRKLNLLQDDLQGKDLAGIMKEMEEEEFHIRIEGKLPAYNTRVKLPEDQRLDLFDDEEESEEDEADIISREALKRQSQLIIDAKSKKKPWKNKGNL